A genome region from Maylandia zebra isolate NMK-2024a linkage group LG6, Mzebra_GT3a, whole genome shotgun sequence includes the following:
- the LOC101484164 gene encoding multidrug and toxin extrusion protein 1 produces MEGLEPVTDYLREVNGHLNELQSSGEGCSPCRKSTRCLIPPVYWNELLQLVKLAGPVLISQLMVYMISTVSMVFCGHMGRTELAGVSLAAAVVNVSGISVGTGLSATCDTLISQTYGSGNLKRVGVILQRGVLILLLACFPCWAVLINTEPLLLAVEQSPEVASLAQMYVKIFMPALPAAFMYQLLGKYLQNQGIMWPQVITGAIGNVFNVVINYVFLYPLELGVAGSAAANAMSQYLLALFLCAYICWKGLHKATWGGWTLDCLQEWGLFIKLAIPSMLMICLSWWIFEIGGFLAGVISEVELGAQSIAYQLCIVAYMSPLGFSVAASVRVGNALGAGNPKQAVLSCKVSIICALAVACLVGAFIISTKNVIGYIFTSEQDIIQRVADVMLIFGFMHICDAIAGVAAGVLRGVGKQLIGALCNFVAFYFIGFPIGVSLMFAANMGIVGLWTGLVICLLLQMIFYVTFLCKLDWKKASEDALVRAGVHITKENATAELEHSDSHQSQAQVSGAESACLSAEGGNTDPTVASSGSRAFTTTTVGDVLSVPQLAVWRGLALIIMIIILLAGIIISHFLMKLLK; encoded by the exons GGTGAAGGATGCTCTCCTTGCCGTAAGAGCACCCGTTGTTTGATCCCGCCGGTGTACTGGAATGAGCTGCTACAGCTTGTTAAACTGGCAGGACCGGTG CTCATTTCTCAGCTGATGGTCTACATGATCAGTACAGTCAGTATGGTGTTCTGTGGTCACATGGGGAGAACTGAGCTTGCAGGAGTGTCACTAGCAGCTGCG GTGGTTAACGTCAGTGGTATTTCTGTTGGCACTGGTTTATCAGCAACTTGTGATACCCTGATATCTCAG ACGTATGGGAGCGGTAACTTGAAGCGAGTCGGTGTGATTCTCCAGAGGGGAGTTCTGATTCTGCTGCTGGCCTGTTTCCCCTGCTGGGCCGTCCTCATCAACACTGAGCCCCTCTTACTCGCAGTGGAACAGAGTCCGGAGGTCGCCAG TCTCGCCCAGATGTATGTGAAAATCTTCATGCCTGCTCTCCCG GCTGCTTTTATGTACCAACTGCTTGGGAAGTATCTACAAAATCAG GGAATTATGTGGCCTCAGGTTATAACTGGAGCAATTGGAAATGTCTTCAATGTTGTCATCAACTACGTCTTCCTCTATCCCCTGGAGCTGGGTGTTGc TGGATCTGCAGCAGCCAATGCCATGTCACAGTATTTGCTGGCTTTGTTCCTATGTGCTTACATCTGCTGGAAGGGTCTACACAAAGCCACATGGGGAG GTTGGACGCTTGACTGTCTGCAAGAGTGGGGTCTCTTCATCAAGCTGGCTATTCCCAGTATGCTCATGATTTGCTTGTCCTGGTGGATATTTGAAATCGGAGGATTCCTGGCTGGTGTGATAAGTGAGGTTGAGCTGGGAGCTCAGTCCATAGCATACCAACTCTGCATTGTAGCTTATATG AGCCCACTGGGATTCTCTGTTGCTGCCAGTGTGAGAGTTGGAAATGCTCTTGGTGCAGGAAATCCAAAGCAGGCCGTGCTATCGTGCAAAGTCTCTATCATCTGTGCAT TGGCAGTTGCCTGTTTGGTTGGGGCTTTCATCATCTCTACCAAGAACGTCATTGGCTACATTTTCACCTCCGAGCA AGACATCATTCAGAGGGTTGCTGATGTCATGCTTATATTTGGATTCATGCACATCTGTGATGCCATTGCG GGCGTGGCTGCAGGTGTTCTTAGAGGTgtggggaaacagctgattgGTGCTTTGTGTAATTTTGTTGCATTCTACTTCATTGGCTTCCCCATTGGTGTGTCCCTGATGTTCGCAGCAAACATGGGGATTGTAG GACTTTGGACAGGACTTGTCATTTGCCTCTTACTTCAGATGATATTTTACGTCACTTTTTTGTGCAAACTTGATTGGAAAAAGGCTTCAGAAGAT GCTCTTGTGAGAGCAGGGGTTCACATCACAAAGGAAAATGCAACAGCTGAGCTGGAACACTCAG ATTCACATCAGAGTCAGGCCCAGGTCAGTGGAGCTGAGTCTGCGTGTTTGAGTGCTGAGggaggaaacacagacccaactgTAGCCAGTTCAGGCAGTAGAGCCttcaccaccaccacagtgggAGATGTTCTGTCTGTACCACAGTTGGCTGTATGGCGTGGTTTGGCATTAATAATCATGATCATCATCCTTCTTGCTGGAATAATCATCAGTCACTTTCTAATGAAGCTGTTAAAATGA
- the LOC101483717 gene encoding multidrug and toxin extrusion protein 1, translating to MDASVKTAGKCTEAARGDLKEGEVAQSSRGCCQKCVPGFIPTVYRNELVQLFKLAGPVVISQFMIFMIGFVSTVFCGHLGKTELAAVALSIAVVNVTGISIGTGLSLTCDTLISQTYGSGNLKRVGVILQRGVLILLLACFPCWAILINTEPLLLAVKQSPEVASLSQLYVKIFMPALPAAFMYQLQGRYLQNQGIICPQVITGAIGNVFNAIFNYVLIHQLDLGVAGSAAANAISQYLLAAVLFIYMYLRGLHKATWAGWSLDCLQEWGPFVQLAVPSMLMLCLEWWMFEVGGFLAGVISEAELGAQSITYELSILAYMIPLGFASAASVRVGNALGAGNIEQAKLSSKVPIICAFIIACFVSAIFCACKNVIGYIFTSELDILQRVSDIMLVFGFLHLGDAIAGVTGGVVRGVGKQSVGALCNLIGYYFIGLPTGVSLMFAAEMGVVGFWAGLTVCVFVQSIFFITFLCKLNWKKAAEEAEVRAGVRVKEEKDTIKMGNRDSNLIQTPISTIASSGESAEVDHVLMEMQIPEESQTTNTTTVGDVLSVSQLVLRRGLAILIMILILAAGVITNTVLTPLLK from the exons ATGGACGCTTCGGTAAAAACAGCAGGAAAATGCACAGAGGCAGCGAGGGGGGATTTAAAGGAAGGTGAAGTGGCACAGAGCTCCCGCGGCTGTTGCCAGAAATGTGTCCCTGGATTCATTCCGACAGTTTACCGCAATGAGCTTGTGCAACTTTTCAAACTAGCGGGACCAGTG GTCATTTCCCAGTTCATGATTTTCATGATCGGTTTTGTCAGCACGGTGTTCTGTGGTCACCTGGGGAAAACTGAACTTGCAGCTGTAGCATTATCAATTGCG GTAGTTAACGTCACTGGTATTTCCATTGGCACCGGTTTGTCATTAACTTGTGATACCCTCATATCTCAG ACGTATGGGAGCGGTAACTTGAAGCGTGTGGGTGTGATTCTCCAGAGGGGAGTTCTGATTCTGCTGCTGGCCTGTTTCCCTTGTTGGGCCATCCTCATCAACACTGAGCCTCTCCTACTTGCTGTCAAACAGAGTCCAGAGGTCGCCAG CCTTTCCCAGCTCTATGTGAAGATCTTCATGCCTGCTCTGCCG GCTGCTTTCATGTaccagctgcaggggaggtatCTTCAAAATCAG GGAATTATATGTCCTCAAGTTATAACTGGAGCAATTGGAAATGTCTTTAACGCAATATTCAACTACGTCCTCATCCATCAGCTGGATTTGGGTGTTGC TGGATCAGCAGCAGCCAATGCCATCTCCCAGTATTTGCTGGCAGCAGTCTTATTCATTTACATGTACTTGAGAGGTCTGCATAAGGCTACATGGGCAG GTTGGTCCCTTGACTGTCTCCAGGAGTGGGGACCCTTTGTCCAGCTGGCTGTCCCCAGCATGCTCATGCTCTGTCTGGAGTGGTGGATGTTTGAAGTGGGAGGATTCCTGGCCGGTGTGATCAGTGAGGCCGAGTTGGGAGCTCAGTCAATAACCTACGAGCTGTCCATTCTAGCATACATG ATTCCACTAGGGTTTGCTAGTGCTGCCAGTGTACGGGTTGGGAATGCACTTGGTGCAGGAAACATCGAGCAGGCCAAGCTGTCAAGCAAAGTCCCCATCATCTGTGCAT TCATAATAGCGTGCTTTGTCAGCGCTATTTTCTGTGcctgtaaaaatgtaattggatACATTTTTACTTCAGAGCT TGATATTTTGCAGAGGGTTTCTGACATCATGTTGGTGTTTGGTTTCTTGCATCTTGGTGATGCAATTGCA gGCGTGACTGGAGGAGTTGTCAGAGGTGTAGGAAAGCAGTCGGTTGGTGCTCTGTGTAACCTGATCGGGTACTACTTTATTGGCTTACCCACTGGCGTGTCCCTGATGTTTGCAGCCGAAATGGGAGTTGTAG GATTTTGGGCAGGCCTTACGGTTTGCGTGTTCGTGCAGTCGATCTTTTTCATCACATTTTTGTGCAAACTCAATTGGAAGAAGGCTGCTGAAGAG GCTGAAGTGCGAGCGGGAGTCCGcgtcaaagaagaaaaagacacgATCAAGATGGGAAATAGAG ACTCTAATCTCATCCAGACCCCAATCAGTACTATTGCATCCAGTGGTGAGAGCGCCGAGGTGGACCACGTATTGATGGAGATGCAAATACCAGAAGAGAGTCAAACCACCAACACCACTACAGTGGGAGATGTTCTGTCAGTGTCACAGCTGGTGTTACGGCGCGGCCTGGCGATACTCATCATGATCCTCATCCTCGCTGCTGGAGTCATTACCAACACCGTCCTCACTCCACTGCTGAAATGA